From a single Stomoxys calcitrans chromosome 4, idStoCalc2.1, whole genome shotgun sequence genomic region:
- the LOC106089653 gene encoding regulator of telomere elongation helicase 1 homolog: MPETIIAGVPVHFPFEPYEVQRAYMEKVIICLRDGTNGVLESPTGTGKTLSLLCSSLAWLQSRKEEMKNQIQRVTPSPHDLKDNPLLAEHLEMIARSKGKGGNWGLPKIIYASRTHSQLTQAMQELKRTSYSYMRAVVLGSRDQLCIHPEVMRELGNANKTQMCKLRVQTRTCSFHHRVESRKDDPEFRGPTVMDIEDLVKVGQKLKMCPYFAAKELVDDADIVFMPYNYLLDPTARKANKIELNNAICILDEAHNIEKICEESASVQIKSSDVAMAIEDTTHVMKAMSGGDMLDSAGDEPKDFTIDDLALLKEMLLELEKAFDDILVENKQEGATFPASYIFDLLGKANISYGSSKAIVALLDKLIQFMAVESQNSMARKGGSYQKLSDLFTVVFINKEDSLQKVYRSFKVHVQIEEVKQHNSRGANQSGWLSKGNASSSSKAGKIINYWCFNPGFGMEQLLNTNVRSVILTSGTLAPLKPLIAELAIPVAQRLENPHIVSSSQVYVKIIGSGPDREQLISNYQNRDNPKYISSLGSTILNVSRLVPDGLLVFFPSYPMLNQCVNSWQASGLWSDISRHKPIYVEPRSKDDFTNTMEQFYQSIKDSKGACFMAVCRGKVSEGLDFADRNGRAVIITGLPFPPLKDPKVILKKKYLEDNRTKENELLSGQAWYSLDATRAVNQAIGRVIRHRNDYGAILLCDVRFQQSSQIQQLSKWIRDILGNQPKNTAFGPVVKELRDFFRNADKTMPKPKERCIETLVQDSCEIVEEPVRSKLFADPKEVLAAKNKFQNAHTQAIKIEKTNSIVSWSPNDYAAAAGRSNSGKLPSAMDFMSRLDSDVSAIDFNSSSSSSSGGLVKIHKRERSPTSSQMSSSSSSAFQNDLSKKKKYKLIDNTSSLVSSQLSASTTSKINAFSFGHKAQLTTCDEDNKKAPEDRMELLKVLRGLLPPSDFSAFTAGLVAYKRDDNIEALLNILFRLLAKPSSMYLLRGMKRFLKTEHRSKFDERLAFHS; the protein is encoded by the exons ATTGGAGTCACCTACTG GAACTGGTAAAACACTAAGTCTGCTGTGCTCATCGCTGGCCTGGTTGCAATCCCGCAAGGAGGAAATGAAAAACCAAATTCAACGAGTAACCCCTTCACCCCATGACTTAAAGGATAATCCTTTGTTGGCGGAACATTTGGAAATGATTGCTCGTTCGAAAGGCAAAGGTGGTAACTGGGGCCTTCCAAAGATTATATACGCCTCACGTACACATTCACAGCTAACGCAGGCCATGCAAGAATTAAAAAGAACCTCTTATTCTTATATGCGGGCAGTGGTTCTGGGATCTAGAGACCAATTATGCATACATCCAGAAGTGATGAGAGAACTAGGAAATGCAAACAAAACTCAAATGTGCAAGCTGCGTGTGCAAACACGAACGTGTTCCTTTCACCATCGCGTTGAATCCCGAAAGGATGACCCAGAATTTCGTGGTCCCACCGTCATGGATATTGAGGATCTGGTAAAAGTAGGCCAGAAACTTAAAATGTGTCCCTACTTTGCTGCAAAGGAACTAGTTGATGATGCGGATATTGTATTTATGCCCTATAATTATTTGTTAGATCCTACGGCTCGTAAGGCAAACAAGATTGAATTGAATAATGCCATTTGCATTCTGGATGAAGCTCATAATATTGAAAAGATTTGTGAGGAATCTGCTTCTGTGCAAATAAAATCATCTGATGTGGCAATGGCCATTGAAGATACAACTCACGTCATGAAGGCTATGAGCGGCGGGGATATGCTCGATTCAGCAGGAGACGAACCAAAAGATTTTACAATAGATGATTTGGCGTTGCTTAAGGAAATGTTGCTGGAACTTGAAAAGGCTTTTGATGATATACTGGTTGAGAATAAGCAGGAGGGTGCTACCTTTCCTGCATCATACATATTTGATTTGCTAGGAAAAGCGAAT ATCTCCTATGGTTCTTCAAAGGCGATTGTAGCGCTTTTGGATAAATTAATTCAGTTTATGGCTGTTGAATCACAGAATAGTATGGCCCGAAAAGGAGGTTCTTATCAAAAATTAAGCGACCTATTCACAGTCGTGTTCATAAACAAGGAAGATAGTTTACAAAAGGTATATCGCAGCTTTAAGGTACATgtgcaaattgaagaagtaaaaCAACACAACAGCAGGGGTGCTAATCAGTCTGGTTGGCTATCGAAGGGAAATGCCAGCAGTTCATCCAAGGCAGGGAAAATAATAAATTACTGGTGCTTTAATCCGGGATTTGg aatggAGCAATTGCTGAATACCAATGTGCGTAGTGTTATTTTAACAAGTGGAACCTTGGCCCCATTGAAACCCCTGATTGCCGAGTTGGCCATTCCGGTAGCACAGCGTCTTGAAAATCCGCATATTGTATCTTCTTCACAGGTATATGTGAAAATCATAGGCTCTGGACCCGACCGAGAGCAGCTTATATCGAACTATCAAAATAG AGATAATCCAAAGTATATAAGCTCTTTGGGATCGACCATTTTAAATGTTTCCCGATTAGTTCCCGATGGTTTGCTGGTATTCTTTCCCTCCTATCCCATGCTTAATCAATGCGTCAACTCATGGCAAGCTTCTGGTTTATGGTCGGATATTTCACGGCATAAACCTATTTACGTTGAACCAAGAAGTAAAGATGATTTTACCAACACTATGGAACAGTTCTATCAAAGTATAAAGGATTCAAAAGGAGCTTGTTTTATGGCTGTTTGTCGTGGCAAAGTCTCAGAAGGTTTGGATTTTGCGGATCGTAATGGTCGCGCTGTTATTATAACTGGATTACCATTCCCCCCCTTAAAAGATCCAAAAGTTATAttgaaaaagaaatatttgGAGGATAACCGTACAAAAGAAAATGAG CTTTTATCTGGCCAAGCCTGGTATTCTTTAGATGCCACCAGGGCTGTCAATCAGGCAATTGGTCGTGTAATACGTCACCGCAATGACTATGGTGCTATATTGTTGTGCGATGTGCGTTTTCAACAGTCATCGCAAATACAACAACTATCCAAATGGATAAGAGATATTTTGGGAAATCAACCGAAAAATACAGCATTTGGTCCAGTGGTTAAGGAGTTGAGGGATTTCTTTAGAAACGCAGACAAAACG ATGCCGAAACCAAAAGAGCGCTGCATTGAAACTCTAGTACAAGACAGTTGTGAAATTGTGGAAGAGCCCGTACGCAGTAAACTATTCGCCGACCCCAAAGAAGTGCTGGCagctaaaaataaatttcaaaatgcCCATACTCAAGCCat caaAATTGAAAAGACTAACTCAATAGTCTCTTGGTCTCCAAACGATTATGCAGCGGCTGCTGGTCGGTCAAATAGTGGCAAATTACCCAGTGctatggattttatgagtcgccTGGACTCTGATGTATCAGCAATAGACTTTAATTCTTCATCTAGCAGCAGTAGTGGAGGCTTGGTTAAAATTCACAAGCGTGAAAGAAGTCCAACTTCAAGTCAAATGTCCTCCTCATCCAGCAGCGCGTTTCAGAATGATCttagcaaaaagaaaaaatataagctAATTGATAATACCTCAAGCTTGGTGTCATCGCAACTTTCGGCTTCTACCACTTCCAAAATAAATGCTTTTTCCTTTGGTCATAAAGCTCAACTAACAACATGTGATGAAGATAATAAGAAGGCTCCCGAAGATAGAATGGAACTTTTAAAAGTG CTACGTGGTTTGTTGCCGCCTTCGGATTTTAGTGCATTCACTGCCGGACTGGTTGCATACAAACGTGATGATAACATAGAAGCTTTGTTAAATATATTATTTCGATTATTGGCTAAACCCAGCTCAATGTATCTGTTGAGGGGCATGAAACGTTTTCTGAAAACTGAACACCGTTCAAAATTTGATGAACGTCTTGCATTCCATTCATAG